One region of Gammaproteobacteria bacterium genomic DNA includes:
- a CDS encoding ATP-binding protein: MADLDDILTRFDALLQRAEALLPPVPQAIDWVQTRAARWRHDGQRGHLEAVTHPHKLRLADIRCVDEQKRELDRNTRQFLAGAPANNALLWGSRGTGKSSLIKALLNDHARQGLRLIEVDRTDLAALPDIVAQLPAQPWRFIIYCDDLSFEADDTRYKTLKAMLDGSIAAAPENVLIYATSNRRHLLPERMEDNQQARLVGTEIHHSEGVEERISLSERFGLWLSFYPFTQDEYLEIAFHWLKRLKADSGDREEIRAEALRFALARGSRSGRIAWQFARDRAGRLALGERG; the protein is encoded by the coding sequence ATGGCTGACCTCGACGATATCCTGACCCGCTTCGATGCGCTGCTGCAGCGCGCCGAGGCGCTGCTGCCGCCGGTACCACAGGCCATCGACTGGGTGCAGACGCGCGCGGCGCGCTGGCGGCATGACGGGCAACGCGGCCATCTCGAGGCGGTCACGCACCCGCATAAACTCCGCCTTGCCGACATTCGCTGCGTCGATGAGCAAAAGCGCGAACTCGACCGCAACACTCGCCAGTTCCTGGCCGGTGCGCCGGCCAACAATGCCTTGCTGTGGGGCTCGCGCGGCACCGGCAAATCCTCGCTCATCAAGGCGCTGCTCAACGACCATGCCCGGCAGGGACTGCGGCTGATCGAGGTCGACCGCACCGATCTGGCCGCACTGCCCGATATCGTCGCACAGCTGCCGGCGCAGCCCTGGCGCTTCATCATTTACTGCGACGACCTGTCCTTCGAGGCCGATGACACCCGCTATAAGACCCTCAAGGCGATGCTCGACGGCTCCATCGCCGCGGCACCCGAAAACGTACTGATCTACGCGACCTCCAACCGTCGCCACCTGCTGCCCGAACGCATGGAAGACAACCAGCAGGCGCGTCTGGTCGGTACTGAGATCCATCACAGTGAGGGCGTCGAGGAGCGCATCTCCCTGTCAGAGCGCTTCGGCCTGTGGCTCTCGTTTTACCCGTTCACCCAGGACGAATACCTGGAGATCGCCTTTCACTGGCTCAAGCGCCTCAAGGCCGACAGCGGCGATCGGGAGGAAATCCGTGCGGAGGCGTTGCGCTTCGCCCTGGCCCGCGGCTCACGCAGCGGCCGCATCGCCTGGCAGTTCGCGCGCGATCGCGCAGGACGCCTGGCCCTGGGCGAGCGCGGCTGA
- the msrP gene encoding protein-methionine-sulfoxide reductase catalytic subunit MsrP translates to MVLIRTPSTVRPSEITPESIYRGRRRFLQAGLALSGAALLGVPPPVGARTVAFKGLVRSAYSTDETLTEYKDVTTYNNFYEFGTGKGDPAKNAHTLKAAPWAVAVEGECGRPGTYTLEDILKPHPFEERIYRLRCVEGWSMVIPWVGFPLADFIRRFEPTGNAKYVEFQTLHDPEQMPGQRRAVLEWPYVEGLRMDEALHPLAILAVGLYGDVLPNQNGAPIRLVVPWKYGFKSIKSIVKIRFVEQQPVSTWMRAGPDEYGFYSNVNPAVDHPRWSQRTERRIGEFLKRKTLLFNGYADQVASLYTGMDLRKNF, encoded by the coding sequence ATGGTCCTGATCCGTACCCCGTCCACTGTCCGACCCTCGGAAATCACCCCGGAATCCATCTACCGTGGGCGCCGTCGTTTCCTGCAGGCGGGGCTGGCGCTGTCCGGCGCCGCGCTGCTCGGTGTGCCGCCGCCGGTCGGCGCTCGCACCGTGGCCTTCAAGGGGCTGGTGCGCAGCGCCTACAGCACCGACGAGACACTGACGGAGTACAAGGACGTCACCACCTACAACAATTTCTATGAGTTCGGCACCGGCAAAGGCGACCCGGCCAAGAATGCCCACACCCTGAAGGCCGCACCCTGGGCGGTGGCCGTCGAGGGCGAGTGCGGCCGTCCAGGCACCTACACGCTCGAAGATATCCTCAAGCCACATCCGTTCGAGGAGCGCATCTACCGCTTGCGCTGCGTCGAGGGCTGGTCGATGGTGATCCCCTGGGTGGGTTTTCCGCTGGCCGACTTCATCCGCCGTTTCGAACCGACCGGTAATGCCAAGTACGTCGAGTTCCAGACGCTGCACGACCCCGAGCAGATGCCGGGTCAGCGCCGCGCGGTACTCGAGTGGCCCTATGTCGAGGGTCTGCGCATGGACGAGGCACTGCATCCGCTGGCCATCCTCGCTGTGGGCCTGTACGGCGACGTGCTGCCCAACCAGAACGGTGCCCCCATCCGGCTGGTGGTGCCCTGGAAGTACGGTTTCAAGAGCATCAAATCGATCGTCAAGATACGCTTCGTCGAGCAACAGCCGGTATCGACGTGGATGCGCGCCGGCCCGGACGAATACGGCTTCTATTCGAACGTGAACCCCGCCGTCGACCACCCGCGCTGGAGCCAGCGCACCGAGCGCCGCATCGGCGAATTCCTCAAGCGGAAGACGCTCCTGTTCAACGGGTACGCCGACCAGGTCGCGTCGTTGTATACGGGGATGGATCTGCGGAAGAACTTTTGA
- the ettA gene encoding energy-dependent translational throttle protein EttA: MAQYVYTMNRVGKIVPPKRWILQDISLSFFPGAKIGVLGLNGSGKSTLLRIMAGIDTEIEGEARAQPGIKIGYLPQEPQLDPDKDVRGNVEEGLGEIKAAQQRLDEVYAAYAEPDADFDALATEQAKLENIIQAADAHNLERTLEVAAEALRLPPWDADVNKLSGGEKRRVALCKLLLSAPDMLLLDEPTNHLDAESVAWLERFLHEFPGTVVAVTHDRYFLDNVAGWILELDRGRGIPFEGNYSSWLEQKGRRLAQEQKAEAARERAIKEELEWVRANPKGRQAKSKARLARFEELQSQEYQARNETREIYIPPGPRLGELVIEANNLKKGFGERVLIDDLSFNVPRGAIVGIIGPNGAGKTTLFRMLMGQDRPDSGELRLGDTVQLAYVDQSRDALDGNKTVWEEISDGQDIITVGRYETPSRGYVSRFNFSGSDQQKRVGDLSGGERNRLHLAKLLKSGGNVLLLDEPTNDLDVETLRALEDALLEFPGCVLVTSHDRWFLDRLATHILAFEGDSHVEWFEGNYADYEADRKRRLGAEADQPHRIKYKRLTA, encoded by the coding sequence ATGGCTCAATACGTATATACCATGAATCGCGTGGGCAAAATCGTCCCGCCCAAGCGTTGGATCCTGCAGGACATCTCGCTGTCGTTCTTCCCCGGCGCCAAGATCGGCGTGTTGGGCCTGAACGGCTCGGGCAAATCGACCCTGCTGCGCATCATGGCCGGCATCGATACCGAGATCGAGGGCGAGGCACGCGCACAACCGGGCATCAAGATCGGCTACCTGCCGCAGGAGCCGCAGCTCGATCCCGACAAGGACGTGCGTGGCAACGTCGAGGAGGGCCTGGGCGAGATCAAGGCCGCGCAACAGCGCCTGGACGAGGTCTATGCGGCCTACGCCGAGCCCGATGCCGATTTCGACGCCCTGGCCACCGAACAGGCGAAGCTCGAGAACATCATCCAGGCCGCCGACGCGCACAACCTGGAGCGCACCCTCGAGGTCGCCGCCGAGGCGCTGCGCCTGCCACCGTGGGATGCCGACGTCAACAAACTGTCCGGCGGTGAAAAGCGCCGCGTGGCGTTGTGCAAGCTGCTGCTGTCGGCGCCGGACATGCTGTTGCTCGACGAACCGACCAACCACCTCGATGCCGAATCGGTCGCCTGGCTGGAGCGCTTTCTCCATGAGTTCCCGGGTACCGTGGTCGCCGTGACCCACGACCGCTACTTCCTCGACAACGTCGCCGGCTGGATCCTCGAGCTCGACCGCGGCCGCGGCATCCCGTTCGAAGGTAACTATTCGAGCTGGCTGGAGCAGAAGGGCCGGCGCCTGGCACAGGAACAGAAGGCTGAGGCCGCGCGCGAGCGCGCCATCAAGGAAGAGCTGGAGTGGGTACGTGCCAATCCCAAGGGTCGCCAGGCCAAGAGCAAGGCGCGCCTGGCCCGCTTCGAGGAGCTGCAGTCGCAGGAATACCAGGCGCGCAACGAGACCCGCGAGATCTACATCCCGCCGGGCCCGCGCCTGGGCGAGCTGGTCATCGAGGCAAACAACCTGAAGAAGGGCTTCGGCGAGCGGGTGCTCATCGACGATCTGTCGTTCAACGTCCCGCGCGGGGCCATCGTCGGCATCATCGGCCCCAACGGCGCCGGCAAGACCACCCTGTTCCGCATGCTGATGGGGCAGGACCGGCCGGACAGCGGCGAACTGCGCCTGGGCGACACCGTGCAGCTCGCCTATGTCGACCAGAGCCGCGATGCGCTGGACGGCAACAAGACCGTGTGGGAGGAGATCTCCGACGGCCAGGACATCATCACCGTCGGCCGCTACGAGACGCCCTCGCGCGGCTACGTGTCGCGCTTCAACTTCTCGGGCTCGGACCAGCAGAAGCGCGTCGGCGACCTGTCCGGCGGCGAGCGCAACCGCCTGCACCTGGCCAAGCTCTTGAAGAGCGGCGGCAACGTGCTGTTGCTCGACGAACCGACCAATGACCTGGACGTGGAGACCCTGCGCGCCCTGGAAGACGCGCTGCTGGAATTCCCCGGCTGCGTGCTGGTGACCTCGCACGACCGCTGGTTCCTCGACCGCCTGGCCACCCATATCCTCGCCTTCGAGGGCGACAGCCACGTGGAATGGTTCGAGGGCAACTACGCCGACTACGAGGCCGACCGCAAGCGCCGCCTCGGCGCCGAGGCCGACCAGCCGCACCGGATCAAATACAAACGCCTGACGGCGTAA
- the purL gene encoding phosphoribosylformylglycinamidine synthase, which yields MLHIPGGPALSSFRTEKLLARAREVVPELEVIHTEYWHFVDLERQLEAADRAILERLLDDGIASPPPPAHAQLFLVVPRLGTISPWASKATDIAHNCGLDRIRRIERGIAYRLRLTDGRAVTEHERARLLPLLHDRMTETVLTGADEAVALFRTAAPAPLTTVDIVDGGHTALVEANRALGLALSDDEIDYLVESFTGLQRNPTDVELMMFAQANSEHCRHKIFNADWVIDGQPQDMSLFDMIRETHRANPAGVLSAYKDNAAVMQGPAARRFFPDAQGVYAEHAEAVHILIKVETHNHPTAISPFPGAATGSGGEIRDEGATGRGSKPKAGLCGFSVSNLRIPGFEQPWETDFGRPARIVSALDIMIEGPLGAAAFNNEFGRPNLCGYFRTFEERVPGPTGDEIRGYHKPIMIAGGYGNIRDGHVEKDDIPPGAQLIVLGGPAMLIGLGGGAASSMATGSSAEDLDFASVQRGNPEMQRRAQEVIDRCWAMGADNPIISIHDVGAGGLSNALPELVNDSGRGACLELRAVPNDDPGMSPMQIWCNESQERYVLAVAPERIEQFQALCERERCPFAVVGEATEDRQLMVGDGHFENLPVDLPLALLLGKPPKMLRDVHHRTFTKPDFDTRAVGVREAAYRVLRLPAVANKTFLVSIGDRSVTGTVTRDQMVGPWQIPVADAAVTSTDYHGYTGEAMAMGERTPIALIDAAASGRMAVGEAITNIVCADVEHIGDIRLSANWMAPAGHPGEDANLFDTVRAVGRELCPALGIAIPVGKDSLSMKTVWQEQGKAREVTAPLSLIVTAFAPVADVRRTRTPQLRVDLGDTDLILIDLGKGRNRIAGSALAQVHKQVGHHAPDLDDPQAVKAFFAAIRELLREDLVIAYHDRSDGGLFATLCEMAFAGHTGIDIQLDGLGDDPVAALFTEELGAVIQVLHCDTETALAILREHGLARHSHVIGTHEDDDRIRIGHDGRILLDEACVDLQRAWSETSYRMQALRDNPQCAQQEFDLLLDRQDPGIQVKLNFDLDDDIAAHFINQRVNRGARPRIAILREQGVNGQIEMAAAFTRAGFECVDVHMSDLLGGRVSLADFKGFAACGGFSYGDVLGAGQGWAKSILFNAQARDAFAAFFARPDSFGLGVCNGCQMMSGLKELIPGAEHWPRFRRNLSEQFEARFSLVEILPTPSLFFTGMHGSRLPITVSHGEGRAEFSTPDGADQALAARLVTARFLDHYGRPAEVYPLNPNGSPGGITGLTTADGRFTVMMPHPERVFRAVQHSWRPDDWLEDGPWLRMFRNARVWVG from the coding sequence ATGCTGCATATCCCCGGCGGTCCCGCCCTTTCCAGTTTTCGTACCGAAAAGCTGCTGGCCCGCGCCCGGGAGGTCGTCCCGGAGCTGGAGGTCATCCACACTGAATACTGGCATTTCGTCGATCTGGAGCGGCAGCTCGAGGCGGCCGACCGGGCCATCCTGGAGCGCCTGCTCGACGACGGCATCGCCAGTCCGCCGCCGCCGGCGCACGCGCAGCTGTTTCTCGTCGTGCCGCGCCTCGGCACCATCTCCCCCTGGGCGAGCAAGGCCACCGACATCGCGCACAACTGCGGGCTGGACCGTATCCGCCGCATCGAACGCGGTATCGCCTATCGTCTGCGGCTGACAGACGGGCGCGCCGTCACCGAGCACGAACGCGCCCGGTTGCTGCCGCTGCTCCACGACCGCATGACCGAGACGGTGCTGACCGGCGCCGACGAGGCCGTCGCACTGTTCCGCACGGCGGCCCCCGCGCCGCTGACCACGGTGGATATCGTCGACGGCGGCCACACCGCGCTGGTGGAGGCAAACCGGGCGCTGGGCCTGGCGCTGTCGGACGACGAGATCGACTATCTGGTCGAGAGTTTCACCGGCCTGCAGCGCAATCCCACCGACGTCGAGCTGATGATGTTCGCGCAGGCCAATTCCGAACACTGCCGCCACAAGATCTTCAACGCCGACTGGGTCATCGACGGCCAGCCGCAGGACATGTCGCTGTTCGACATGATCCGCGAGACTCACCGCGCCAACCCCGCGGGCGTGCTGTCCGCTTACAAGGACAACGCCGCCGTGATGCAGGGTCCCGCGGCGCGACGCTTCTTCCCCGACGCGCAGGGCGTGTACGCCGAGCACGCCGAGGCCGTACACATCCTGATCAAGGTCGAGACCCACAATCACCCGACGGCGATCTCGCCGTTTCCCGGTGCGGCCACCGGTTCCGGCGGCGAGATCCGCGACGAGGGCGCGACCGGGCGCGGCAGCAAGCCCAAGGCCGGCCTGTGTGGTTTCTCGGTATCGAATCTGCGTATCCCCGGCTTCGAGCAGCCCTGGGAGACCGATTTCGGCCGACCTGCGCGCATCGTCTCGGCGCTGGACATCATGATCGAGGGTCCGCTGGGCGCGGCCGCGTTCAATAATGAGTTCGGCCGGCCGAATCTGTGCGGCTATTTCCGTACCTTCGAGGAGCGCGTGCCCGGTCCGACCGGCGACGAGATCCGCGGCTACCATAAGCCGATCATGATCGCCGGCGGCTACGGCAACATCCGCGACGGGCACGTCGAGAAGGACGACATCCCGCCCGGCGCGCAGCTTATCGTGCTCGGCGGTCCCGCCATGCTCATCGGTCTGGGCGGCGGTGCCGCCTCCAGCATGGCTACCGGCTCGAGCGCCGAGGACCTGGATTTCGCCTCGGTGCAGCGCGGCAACCCGGAGATGCAGCGCCGCGCCCAGGAGGTCATCGACCGCTGCTGGGCCATGGGGGCGGACAATCCCATCATCTCCATCCACGACGTCGGCGCCGGCGGTCTGTCCAATGCGCTGCCGGAGTTGGTCAACGACAGCGGCCGCGGCGCATGCCTCGAACTGCGCGCGGTGCCCAACGACGATCCCGGCATGTCGCCCATGCAGATCTGGTGCAACGAATCGCAGGAGCGCTACGTGCTCGCGGTCGCTCCCGAACGCATCGAGCAGTTCCAGGCGCTCTGTGAGCGTGAGCGCTGCCCCTTCGCGGTGGTCGGCGAGGCGACCGAGGACCGGCAGCTGATGGTCGGCGACGGCCATTTCGAGAACCTGCCGGTCGACCTGCCCCTGGCGCTGCTGCTCGGCAAACCACCGAAGATGCTGCGCGACGTGCATCACCGCACCTTCACCAAGCCGGACTTCGATACCCGCGCCGTCGGTGTGCGCGAGGCCGCCTACCGTGTGCTGCGCCTGCCGGCGGTGGCCAACAAGACATTCCTCGTCAGCATCGGCGACCGCAGCGTGACCGGCACGGTGACGCGCGATCAGATGGTCGGTCCCTGGCAGATACCGGTGGCCGATGCCGCGGTGACCAGCACCGATTACCACGGCTATACCGGCGAAGCCATGGCGATGGGCGAGCGTACGCCCATCGCGCTGATCGATGCCGCCGCCTCCGGGCGCATGGCCGTGGGTGAGGCGATCACCAACATCGTCTGCGCCGATGTCGAGCACATCGGGGACATCCGCCTGTCGGCCAACTGGATGGCGCCGGCCGGCCACCCGGGCGAGGACGCCAACCTGTTCGACACCGTGCGCGCCGTCGGCCGGGAGCTGTGTCCCGCGCTCGGCATCGCCATCCCCGTCGGTAAGGATTCGCTGTCGATGAAGACGGTGTGGCAGGAGCAGGGCAAGGCGCGCGAGGTCACCGCGCCGCTGTCGCTGATCGTCACCGCCTTCGCGCCGGTCGCCGACGTGCGCCGTACGCGCACGCCACAGCTGCGCGTCGATCTCGGCGATACCGACCTGATCCTCATCGATCTGGGCAAGGGCCGCAACCGCATCGCCGGCTCGGCGCTGGCGCAGGTCCACAAACAGGTTGGCCATCACGCGCCGGATCTCGACGACCCGCAGGCCGTGAAGGCCTTCTTCGCCGCCATCCGCGAACTGTTGCGCGAAGACCTGGTCATCGCCTATCACGACCGCTCCGACGGCGGGCTGTTCGCGACACTGTGCGAGATGGCCTTCGCCGGCCACACCGGCATCGACATCCAGCTCGACGGGCTCGGCGATGATCCGGTCGCAGCGCTGTTCACCGAGGAACTCGGCGCGGTGATCCAGGTGCTGCATTGCGATACCGAGACGGCGCTGGCGATCCTGCGCGAGCACGGCCTCGCACGCCACAGCCACGTGATCGGCACCCACGAAGACGACGACCGCATCCGCATCGGCCACGACGGCCGCATCCTCCTCGATGAGGCATGCGTCGACCTGCAGCGCGCCTGGAGCGAGACGAGCTACCGCATGCAGGCATTGCGCGACAACCCGCAGTGTGCCCAGCAGGAGTTCGATCTGCTGCTGGACCGGCAGGATCCAGGCATCCAGGTCAAACTGAATTTCGACCTGGACGACGACATCGCCGCACATTTCATCAACCAGAGGGTCAACCGCGGCGCCAGACCGCGCATCGCCATCCTGCGCGAACAGGGGGTCAACGGTCAGATCGAGATGGCCGCGGCCTTTACCCGTGCCGGCTTCGAATGCGTCGATGTGCACATGAGCGACCTCCTCGGTGGGCGCGTGTCGCTGGCCGATTTCAAGGGCTTCGCCGCCTGCGGCGGTTTCTCCTACGGCGACGTGCTCGGTGCCGGCCAGGGCTGGGCCAAGTCGATCCTGTTCAACGCCCAGGCGCGGGACGCGTTCGCCGCGTTCTTCGCCCGCCCCGACAGCTTCGGTCTGGGGGTGTGCAACGGCTGCCAGATGATGTCGGGCCTGAAGGAACTGATTCCGGGTGCCGAACACTGGCCGCGCTTCCGGCGCAATCTGTCGGAACAGTTCGAGGCCCGCTTCTCGCTGGTGGAGATCCTGCCCACACCGTCGTTATTTTTTACCGGCATGCACGGCTCGCGCCTGCCCATCACCGTGTCCCACGGCGAGGGCCGTGCCGAGTTCTCCACGCCCGATGGCGCCGACCAGGCCCTGGCCGCGCGCCTGGTCACGGCACGCTTCCTGGATCACTACGGCCGCCCCGCCGAGGTCTACCCGCTGAATCCCAACGGCTCGCCCGGGGGTATCACGGGCCTCACCACCGCCGATGGCCGCTTCACCGTCATGATGCCCCACCCCGAACGCGTGTTCCGCGCCGTGCAACACTCCTGGCGCCCCGACGACTGGCTGGAGGACGGCCCCTGGCTGCGCATGTTCCGCAATGCGCGGGTGTGGGTGGGGTAG
- a CDS encoding PAS domain S-box protein translates to MSPPPGNFRRLIGTRPLAGLVSLTLLPVLFALDRQLPAGVAAGIAYVLPVLLTLWAPRRLTLAVAGTASVLVLADPLLASAGAVDWMVVCNRVLALLMVWVTVTFVLLRRRAEAAVAAANAALERKVEVRTTHLDEANRRLQREAMERLQIEAALRDSTERFRAMVETTSDWVWELDAQGVYTYASPKVQEFLGYPPEAVLGRTPLDFMPAEEAERVGALFQSILAGHMPFHCLENVNCHRDGHRVVLETSGVPVFDTNGVFRGYRGIDRDVSEREAVARRLRESEQHLRQIVDLVPHSIFVKDDQGRFLLANRAVAEIYGTSVDDILGRDHGELHGEPQEVEWMLADDRAVIESGEGKVIPEEVCTGADGRTRILRTVKIPHHVPGKRRRTVLGVAIDITAEKETEQRLRASEQKYRALLENAVDAIVLAGPDGRLMDANHRAEQLLGYSREELRGMHARDLHPPEEHARVAEVFATLRRSGSTLQLHPVRRKGGSIIQVEVAASRIETGGQILLQGIFRDVSTRERRAAKRLAEEQQLRDTLVREVHHRIKNNLQGVVGLLRSHAAVDPRLDDAILGAIGQVQSISLVHGLHGEGNDPQVRLCDMVCAIARNVGTLTRTHIEPLLEPAALRTVAIDPEEAVSVALVVNELILNAVKHSAENPQVSVRVARTGAGAEITVTNTGTLVPGFDLAAGRGTGTGLGLVRSLLPRSGAGLQVGPVGGAVVARLVLTAPVVITPVGP, encoded by the coding sequence GTGAGTCCGCCGCCGGGGAATTTCCGGCGCCTGATCGGGACCCGGCCCCTGGCGGGGCTCGTCAGCCTGACGCTGCTGCCCGTCCTGTTCGCCCTCGATCGCCAACTGCCAGCGGGTGTGGCGGCGGGCATTGCCTACGTCCTGCCGGTGCTGTTGACCCTGTGGGCACCGCGCCGCCTCACCCTGGCGGTGGCGGGCACCGCCTCTGTGCTGGTGCTTGCCGATCCGTTGCTGGCCTCGGCGGGCGCGGTGGACTGGATGGTCGTGTGCAACCGGGTGTTGGCGCTGCTGATGGTCTGGGTGACCGTCACTTTCGTGCTGCTGCGCCGCCGTGCGGAGGCGGCCGTGGCGGCGGCGAACGCGGCGCTGGAGCGCAAGGTGGAGGTGCGCACCACCCATCTGGACGAGGCCAACCGGCGCCTGCAGCGCGAGGCGATGGAACGCCTGCAGATCGAGGCGGCGCTGCGGGACAGCACCGAGCGCTTTCGCGCCATGGTCGAGACCACCAGCGACTGGGTCTGGGAGCTCGATGCGCAGGGCGTTTATACCTATGCCAGCCCCAAGGTGCAGGAGTTTCTCGGCTACCCACCGGAGGCGGTACTGGGCCGCACGCCGCTCGACTTCATGCCGGCGGAGGAGGCCGAGCGGGTCGGGGCGTTGTTTCAGTCGATCCTCGCCGGACACATGCCGTTCCATTGCCTGGAAAACGTCAACTGCCACCGTGACGGTCATCGGGTAGTGCTGGAGACCAGCGGCGTGCCGGTGTTCGACACCAACGGCGTGTTTCGCGGCTATCGCGGCATCGACCGGGATGTCAGCGAGCGTGAGGCCGTCGCGCGCAGGCTGCGGGAGAGTGAACAGCACCTGCGCCAGATCGTCGATCTGGTGCCGCACTCCATCTTCGTCAAGGACGATCAGGGCCGCTTCCTGCTTGCCAATCGTGCCGTTGCCGAGATCTACGGCACCTCGGTCGACGACATTCTTGGCCGCGATCACGGGGAGCTGCACGGTGAGCCGCAGGAAGTCGAGTGGATGCTGGCTGACGATCGCGCTGTGATCGAGTCGGGTGAGGGCAAGGTCATCCCCGAGGAGGTCTGCACCGGGGCCGACGGCCGGACCCGTATCCTGCGCACCGTCAAGATCCCCCATCATGTGCCGGGCAAGCGCCGCCGCACGGTACTCGGCGTAGCCATCGACATCACCGCCGAAAAGGAAACCGAGCAGCGCCTGCGGGCCTCGGAGCAGAAATACCGTGCCCTGTTGGAGAACGCCGTCGACGCCATCGTCCTGGCGGGGCCCGACGGCCGGTTGATGGACGCCAACCACCGCGCCGAACAGTTGCTGGGCTACAGCCGCGAGGAGTTGCGCGGCATGCACGCCCGTGACCTGCACCCGCCCGAGGAACATGCGCGGGTGGCTGAGGTCTTCGCGACCCTGCGCCGCTCCGGCAGCACGCTGCAGCTGCACCCCGTGCGGCGCAAGGGCGGCAGCATCATCCAGGTCGAAGTGGCCGCCAGCCGCATCGAGACCGGTGGCCAGATCCTCCTCCAGGGCATCTTCCGCGACGTGTCGACCCGCGAACGCCGCGCCGCGAAACGCCTGGCCGAGGAGCAGCAACTGCGCGACACCCTGGTGCGCGAGGTGCACCACCGCATCAAGAACAATCTGCAGGGGGTGGTCGGTCTGCTGCGTTCGCATGCGGCCGTCGATCCACGGCTGGACGACGCCATCCTGGGGGCCATCGGCCAGGTGCAGTCGATCTCCCTGGTCCATGGGCTGCACGGTGAGGGCAATGACCCGCAGGTCCGCCTGTGCGACATGGTGTGTGCCATTGCGCGCAATGTCGGCACCCTGACCCGTACGCACATCGAACCGCTGCTGGAACCTGCGGCGCTGCGGACGGTAGCGATCGATCCGGAGGAGGCGGTGTCGGTCGCGTTGGTCGTCAACGAACTCATCCTCAACGCGGTCAAGCATTCCGCCGAGAATCCGCAGGTGTCGGTGCGGGTCGCCCGGACGGGTGCTGGCGCCGAGATCACGGTGACCAACACCGGCACGCTGGTGCCGGGGTTCGATCTCGCCGCCGGTCGGGGCACGGGGACGGGCCTGGGGTTGGTGCGTTCGCTGCTGCCGCGCAGCGGTGCCGGGCTGCAGGTGGGGCCGGTGGGTGGAGCCGTTGTGGCCCGGCTCGTCCTGACAGCGCCCGTGGTGATCACCCCGGTTGGGCCTTGA
- a CDS encoding response regulator — translation MPTATLLIADDDRLVLATLADGLRRAGYTVLEAASGDEAVAIACEQSPDLAILDMRMPGRSGVEVAVWLREHTDTPFIFLSAYGDTAVVEAAVRAGALGYLVKPLDVQQILPSIEAALMRGRELNALLEEEAQLSAALRLGRQTSLAVGILMARYQLTEQVAFNRLRAQARAERRKVSDLAAELIQVLEATAETSASDRSARS, via the coding sequence ATGCCCACTGCAACGCTGTTGATCGCCGACGACGACCGACTGGTACTCGCGACCCTCGCGGACGGTCTGCGCCGGGCCGGTTACACCGTGCTCGAGGCCGCCAGCGGCGACGAGGCCGTCGCCATCGCCTGTGAGCAGTCGCCCGACCTGGCGATCCTGGACATGCGCATGCCGGGGCGCAGCGGTGTGGAGGTCGCCGTGTGGCTGCGCGAACACACCGATACGCCATTCATCTTTCTGTCGGCCTATGGGGACACCGCCGTGGTCGAGGCGGCGGTGCGTGCCGGAGCACTCGGCTATCTGGTGAAGCCGCTGGACGTGCAGCAGATCCTGCCGTCCATCGAGGCCGCGCTGATGCGTGGCCGTGAACTCAACGCCCTGCTGGAAGAGGAGGCGCAGCTCTCCGCCGCGCTGCGCCTGGGCCGGCAGACCAGCCTGGCCGTGGGCATCCTGATGGCGCGCTATCAGTTGACTGAGCAGGTGGCCTTCAACCGGTTGCGTGCCCAGGCGCGCGCCGAGCGGCGCAAGGTCAGCGACCTCGCCGCCGAGCTGATCCAGGTACTCGAGGCCACGGCGGAGACGTCTGCCAGCGACCGCTCGGCACGGTCCTGA
- a CDS encoding sulfoxide reductase heme-binding subunit YedZ, producing MKPWLKPAAFVLCLLPLAWLGFALLTDRLGANPIEALTRDTGEWTLRLLLITLCMTPLRRFMGWRWPLRLRRMLGLFAFFYACVHLSTYVWLDQFFAWGDIWRDIVKRPFITVGMLAFVLLVPLAATSNRFMLKRLGRNWVRLHRLAYVIPALGVVHFWWLVKADVRTPLIYALLFLLLMLLRWRPLLRRLAPA from the coding sequence ATGAAACCCTGGCTCAAACCGGCTGCTTTCGTCCTCTGCCTGCTGCCGCTGGCGTGGCTGGGATTCGCGTTGCTCACCGATCGGCTGGGGGCAAATCCGATCGAGGCACTGACACGTGATACGGGGGAATGGACGCTGCGGCTGCTGTTGATCACGCTGTGCATGACGCCGCTGCGCCGCTTCATGGGCTGGCGCTGGCCGCTGCGCCTCCGCCGCATGCTCGGGCTGTTCGCATTCTTCTATGCCTGCGTGCATTTGAGTACATATGTCTGGCTCGACCAGTTCTTCGCCTGGGGTGACATCTGGCGCGACATCGTCAAACGGCCGTTCATCACGGTCGGTATGCTGGCCTTCGTGCTATTGGTGCCGCTGGCCGCCACCTCGAATCGCTTCATGCTCAAGCGTCTCGGCCGGAACTGGGTCAGGCTGCACCGGCTGGCCTATGTCATCCCGGCGCTGGGGGTGGTGCATTTCTGGTGGCTGGTAAAGGCCGACGTGCGTACACCCCTGATCTATGCGCTGCTGTTTCTGCTGCTCATGCTGCTGCGCTGGCGGCCGCTGCTCCGACGCCTCGCGCCGGCGTGA